AGAATGGGCAATTCAGAACAAGATCAAAATGCTAACTAAAAGAAGCCTAGGTGTTGGGAAATCTCAAAATACCAATTAACCGAACTCCCCAAACAACGATTCGTACGAAAGCAACAAAAACCCTCTAAGATTCAATCAATAGCTTTCTTGATCACTAGAAATTTTCAAGAACGGATGGAGTTAAATATTCAACAGGGATGCGCAATCTACGCGAGTCTTAAGTTATGTTTTGCTGTCGCTAAGTAGAATTTATGGGAGGGAGGAAAAAGCTAAAAGTAGACGAAGCCGCTTAAGCTAAGGAATGTCTATAGCGATTAACATTACGTTATAAGGATTGCGTGGTGAAAAGAAGGTTGGCAAACTACGCATTACATGAGTAACGTTCGTTTATGGTATCTCGTATACGCATTCTACAATCGCTTACAGTATTCCTGTTTAGCAAACTCGATACAAGCAAAGCATACCTTGAACAACGTGGAGAATGCTCGCTTTGTAGTATTCGTGTTACCGTAATTCGTGCTGTATCTCACTCCGGGGGTAGTGAATATGATCAATTCACACTGCTTATAAAGAGAAATAGAGTCAGCAGGAAGTAGAAAGATAAATGGAAGGAAAAGAACGTAATTTCTATCCCAGAAAACGTTTGAAATgatcttttgaaattatgttttgtttgtaaGTATGAACGAAAAGCAAGGCACAACGCTATTTTATAAACAACGGAGTGCACAATACGATACGTCCATCTGCTTTCCATCCTTGATACCTGCATTGTCTTCGTGTTTACTCAAGTTGCTCTTAACCATACTCCTACCACCAAGTGGGAAAGACGGGATTTGTAGGACTCGTTGAAAACCGGCTCTTCTCAATGGTAGTAAAAATTCGTTTGGCGCGTCATGGCGTCAGAAATAGACCTTTTTACCATATCGTAGTTGCGAATGCATGGTAAGTAGGATGAAAACATACCTAGACGGTTGTTTCGTGTTTTACAACACTTGTAGCGGTTCACGTAAAGGGGAAAGTTTTTGTACAGGATTTAGTAAGGGAGATGGCTTGATGTGGGTTATGAAAGAATGGAAGATAAAATGCTAAAAGactgcttttttttgacgGTTCCTTTGGCTCTAAATTGCGATCTTTTTTAGAAGCTTTAGTTTTCAGGTATTCCTGGATGCTCTCATCTATTTAATCTAGTCTTTCTACATAGTATTCAAAATGCCAAGGACACCAACCacaatttttcttattaattGACTATTTATTGTGGTTTGGCCCCCTTGGCCTCTATTAACTGTTTACATATCACCTGtacatccttttttttctccttcATCCATTCCTGTCTTTTGGTTCGACTTTGTTAACTCAATATAGGAAAGCACCTCAAGCCAAACCTATCGAAACCATCGGCACTTTTGATCCCATCCCTAAGAAGATTGATTCTCAGGACTCCATTCCTCGTATAAAAGATATCCAGCTCAACGTTGAACGTTTTAAATATTGGATAAGTGTAGGAGCACAACCATCCGACACCGTCCGCTCTTTAGCTGAAAAGGTATGCCCAAGCTCTCTTTATCTATTTTTATGACTAGTCCAAATTCGTTAAACTTTCTTTCAACTCTCTTTTTTGACTAAAATTTTCGACCCGCTTGCGATATACCGCTCGGGTGATTTTTCTCATGTTCCCTAACTGCCCGGCTTTCCGAAATGGAGTGTAGGATCTCATCCCTGTTTTCGTTACGATTTGGCTACTAATTTACTTGTTTTACTTCTTTCTATCAATCTATCAATTCTTACTAACGTTACTTTTTTCACTTTTAGTTCCAGTTGCTTCCTAAAAAACCCGTTTCTTGAAACTCACTATAATCGTTATTGCTCAAGTCATgacatttcttttttacgaCCACTTCACAATGTCTAGATATCTTTaacacattttttatttttttttacacttTATCTCTGTGATCACGCTAATTACCTCTCTCAACtaaatttcataatttttgaCCGATTTTACCCTTCCGtactgtttttttaaaaccacGTTTTTTGGCTGAGTGCgatatttgttttctttacgattctttttattacaatatcacctttttttttttaattccttCTCCACATTATCGTTAGCGTAGTGATATCttaatttctaaattttttaaagtgtCTATCTATCTGAGGTTATGCGCTAGTTGAAAGCGCTCATAATTTGATGCTATCCATTTGTAATTACTTGTTGCTTTGTACTTAAAATTGTTTGGTAATGAGAAATCTTGGTACCAATATTTTGCCTTTGTAATTTTTAGCTTTTGCGTTTATGGTTAAAATGGATCTTCACTTT
This region of Schizosaccharomyces pombe strain 972h- genome assembly, chromosome: II genomic DNA includes:
- the mrps16 gene encoding mitochondrial ribosomal protein subunit S16 — its product is MVVKIRLARHGVRNRPFYHIVVANAWKAPQAKPIETIGTFDPIPKKIDSQDSIPRIKDIQLNVERFKYWISVGAQPSDTVRSLAEKFQLLPKKPVS